Genomic segment of Synechococcus sp. A15-28:
CTTGGCTGTCTTGGTGTCTATTCCTGCGTTCACGTACGTTGTAGCACCACAGGACTGGCACTCAATGACTGTCCTGACACGGTTATTGACTTTATTTTCTCAGACGTCAAGACTACACTTGTTAATACCTTGCTGATCGAGTGCTTTATCGGTGCTACCTATGCATTCCCGATAACAAGGCAGCTTACTGCAGAGACAGCTGCTTCTTGATACTTGCTATAACAAATGTCGTCCTATAGATGATCACTCCGGGATCAATACAGTATCAATCACGTGGATTGTGCCATTCGTAGCTTTGATATCTGCCTTCGTGACTGTGGAGTGGTCAATAAAAACCATTCCATCTTTTGTCTTGATTGTAATTGACTTACCATTGAGTGTTTCAGCACTAGACAACTTGACGACATCTGCAGCTTTTACATTTCCAGCAACAACGTGATACGTAAGGATATCAGTTAATTTCTCTTTGTTTGAAGGCTTTAACAACAATGCAACTGTCCCATCAGGAAGCTTTGCGAAGGCCTCATCTGTTGGTGCAAAAACGGTGAAAGGACCTTCACCCTTGAGTGCTCCTACTAATCCAGCCTCACCAAGCGCTGCCGCTAGGGTTTCAAAGCTGCCCGTAGTAACAGCCGTGTCAACTATGTCCATGGAGGGCATGGTGTGATCCTTATCACCCATATGACCTCCTGCGAAAGCGCTCGTAGAGGTCAACAGGCTTAGGGACAATGCGGCAGCCCCTAAACGAAGCGTGCGATGGAGAACTGACATTTGCGTGAATCAAAGTCCATAAATCTTAACAAGGCACCGGTCTCTTCGGTGAGACATCCTGGCTTGGCTCTGGTTTCAGTGAGCCATAGAAAGAGAAGGCGGGGCACGAAAAGATAAAACCTACAGAATTGACAGGATGCAGTTGCTACCTGTCAACCCTGCAGATCTGATCGAAGACGCTTGGCGTAAATTCTTTTGCATGCTTCACTTTCTTACTACCTTTGTCTGCTGTGGAAGAGGATGCTTATAACCTTGACTTCTGATGTAGTCAGCCAATTGTTCAAGCTCGTTTTTCTGATAAGTCATATTTGACAACTTCTGTTCTCTGCTTTTCTGGATGTGATCACTATTGATTTGATTGTTCATTGATAAATGACTATTGTGATTTTTGATCAATCAGATATTAGATTAAAGATTGGGTATTAGTTCACCTACATCACGAAGGACGTAGGAGACTAATACCAATACGAACCATTGGAATTGAACCAATGCAAG
This window contains:
- a CDS encoding fasciclin domain-containing protein; this translates as MPSMDIVDTAVTTGSFETLAAALGEAGLVGALKGEGPFTVFAPTDEAFAKLPDGTVALLLKPSNKEKLTDILTYHVVAGNVKAADVVKLSSAETLNGKSITIKTKDGMVFIDHSTVTKADIKATNGTIHVIDTVLIPE